The following DNA comes from Micromonospora chokoriensis.
GCTCGGCGACGCCCAGGACCCCGCCGCGAGGACGTGTGCCCGATGCCGACCGACCCCCGACAGGTTCGCTCGACCGCCCCGGCCGGCCGTACGCCGGTCGAGGTCGCCGCGGTGGGGGAGACGATGGTGGTGCTCTGCCCCGCCCCCGGTGAGCCGTTGGAGGACGCCGACCGGGTCGCCGTCTCGGTGGGCGGCGCGGAGTCCAACGTGGCCGGTTACCTGGCCCGCCTGGGGCATCAGGTCACCTGGGTGAGCCGCGTCGGCGACGACCCCTTCGGCCGGGCCGTGGTCCGGCACGTCGCCGCCGCCGGCGTCCAGGTGGACCAGGTGGTCGTCGACCCCACCGCCCCCACCGGCCTGTACCTCAAGGACCCGGGTCCGGAGGGCACCGCCGTGCACTACTACCGGGCCGGGTCGGCGGCCTCCCGGATGGACCCGGGCACGCTCGCCGACCCGGGGCTGGCCGGTGCCCGTGTGCTGCACCTGTCCGGGATCACCCCGGCGCTCTCCGCGTCCTGCCGGGCGCTCGTCGAGCACGCGGTGACCGCCCGCCCGCTGACCGGCGCACTGGTCAGCTTCGACGTCAACCACCGGGCCCGGCTGTGGTCCGCCGAGCAGGCCGCACCGGTGCTGCGTGACCTCGCCGACCGGTGCGACCTGGTCTTCGTCGGTCAGGACGAGGCACAGACGCTGTGGGGCACCACCGACCCGGCGGCCGTACGCCGGCTGCTGCCCACCCCGGAGACGGTGGTGGTCAAGGACGGCGCGGTGGGCGCCACCACGTTGCGCCGCGACGCCGAGCCGGTCTTCGTACCCGCGCCCCGGGTGACTGTGGTCGAGCTGGTCGGCGCGGGAGACGCGTTCGCCGCCGGCTACCTGGCGGGTCTGCTGCGCGACCTCGACCCCGTGCGGCGGTTGCGCCTCGGTCACCTGATGGCCGCGCAGGCGTTGACCAGCAGCGGCGACAACGCCCCCGTCCCGCCGTGGGCCTGGTTCGAGGATCTGCTCGCCGCCCCCGTCGAGGCCTGGTCACCGCTCGACCTGACCGCCACCCCGGTCTGAGTCGTCGGGATCCGGCCGGACCACCAGGCAACCGTTTCACCGCGACATCGGATGGAGTGCACCATGACCACAGCGGACTTCGACCACATCTTCGGCGGCGCCCGGGTGATGGCCATCCTGCGCGGCCTGCCGGTCGCCGAGACCGTCCGGCTCGCCGAGCGCGCCTGGGACCTCGGCATCGACGTGGTGGAGGTCCCGGTGGCCACCGCCGACGCGGTGCCGGCGCTGCGCGCCGCCGTCGAGGCGGGTGCCGACCGTGGCCGCATCGTCGGCGCGGGCACCGTGCTCGACGTCGAGCAGGTCGCCGCCTCGGCCGACGCGGGTGCCGCGTTCACCGTCGCGCCCGGCCTGGACCTGGCGATCGCCGACGCCGCTGCGGCGCGGGGCCTGCCGCACCTGCCCGGTGTGGCCACCCCCACGGAGGCCCAGCAGGCGCTGCGGCACGGCCTCACCTGGCTCAAGGCGTTCCCCGCGATCACCCTCGGCCCGGCCTGGTTCAAGGCTCTCGCCGGCCCGCTGCCCCAGTTGCGCTTCGTCGCGACCGGCGGCCTCGACGCGGGCAACGCCGCCCCGTTCCTGCAAGCCGGCGTACGGGTGGTGGCGGTCGGGTCGGCCCTGTCCGACCCGACCCAGCTCGACCACCTCGCCGAGCTGGCCCTCAAGCCCCCAACCCCGTAACCCCCAACCCCGGCCCCGGCCCACCCTCGCCCCGTCGATCATGGACTTGTGGTGGGTTCGAAAGCCACATCTGACCTGATCTCGGGCACCACAACTCCATGATCGACGGAGTGGGGGGTGGGGTGGCGGGTTTGTGCCATGGCTCAAACGCGCCGCGGGTTGGTGGGGGACGAGAGGTGGGCGTGGCGTCGATGCTGTGCTGCGTACCACTTCTCGACACAAAGAGGTCATCTTGGCTCTGTCTCGCCGGCGTCGCCGATCCGGGCTGATCGCCCTCGGCGCCGCCCTCACCCTGGCGGCCGGGTTCACCCCACCCGCCGCGGGGGCGTCCGCCGCCCCGCCCACCAGCCCCGAACGCCCGCTCGGGACTCCTCCCGCCGCCGCCGGACGCGCGTCGACCGTCACCCTGATCACCGGTGACACGGTCACCGTCACCACCGGCGCGGACGGCAGCACCGTCTCGACCGTGCGCCGGCCGGACGGCAGCACGCCGAGCTTCCACCGCACCGTGCTCGACGGCGACACCTACGTCTACCCGGACACGGCGCTGTCGTACGTCACGAGCGGTGTGCTGGACCGGCAGCTGTTCAACGTCACCGACCTCATCGCCGACGGGTACGACGACGCGCACACCGACCAGTTGCCGCTGATCGTCACCATGACCGACGCGGCGGCCCGGGCCCGCACCCGACCCACAGTGGACGGTGCCACGCTGGTCCGACCGTTGGACAGCGTGCAGGGCGCGGCGCTGACCCGCGAGCGTTCCACCGCCGGCCGGTTCTGGGCCGCGCTGACGGCCGGTGCCGCCCGCCGCACGGGCGACGCCCCGGTCCTGGCCAACGGCATCGCCAAGGTGTGGCTGGACGGTCGGGTGCACGCCGACCTGGCCGAGTCCACCGCGCAGATCGGCGCGCCGAAGCTGTGGGCCGAGGGGAACACCGCGGCCGGTGTCGACGTCGCGGTGCTCGATTCCGGCGCGGACGCCGAGCACCCGGACCTCGCCGGTCAGATCGCCGCGTCCAGCAGCTTCGTGCCGTCGGAGCCCGACATCCTCGACTACAAGGGCCACGGCACCCACGTCGCCTCGACGATCGCCGGCACCGGCGCGGCCTCCGGCGGTGTCGAGAAGGGCGTCGCCCCCGGCGCCCGGTTGCACGTCGGCAAGGTTCTCAACAGCGAGGGCAGTGGACAGGACTCCTGGATCATCGCGGGCATGGAGTGGGCGGCCCGGGAGCAGAAGGCCCGGGTCGTCAGCATGAGCCTGGGCGGTGAGGCCACCGACGGCAGCGACCCGATGAGCCAGGCGGTCGACCGCCTCAGCGCCGAGACCGGCGCGCTCTTCGTGATCGCGGCCGGCAACAGCGGCCCGGCGAGCATCGGCAGCCCCGGTGCCGCCAATTCCGCGCTGACCGTCGGTGCGGTCGACGCCACCGACCACCTGGCTGACTTCTCCAGCCAGGGCCCGCGTGCGGGCGACGGTGGCCTCAAGCCCGAGGTCACCGCCCCCGGTGTGGACATCCTGGCGGCCCGTTCCCACCTGGTGCGCGGCGGCTCGGGGGACTACACGCTGATGAGCGGCACGTCGATGGCCACTCCGCACGTGGCCGGCACGGCCGCGTTGGTCGCCGCCGCGCACCCCGACTGGACCGGTCAGCGGATCAAGGAGGCGCTGGTCAGCACCGTCAAGGCCACCCCCGGGTACACCCCGTACCAGGCCGGTGCCGGCCGGGTGGACGCGGTCGCCGCCGCGCACGCCACCGTCTTCGCCACCCCGAGCGCCTACTCCGGTTTCCAGGGCTGGCCGCAGCAGCCGGGATCGACCGTCGACCGGACGGTCACCTACACCAACGTCGGCGGCGCGCCGGTCACCCTGAAGCTGGCCGTCGACGCGGCCACCGCACCGGCCGGCCTCTTCGCCCTCTCCGCCGACACGGTCACCGTGCCGGCCGGCGGCACCGCCACCGTGACGGCGACGGCGGCGTACGACAAGCTGCCGGTGGAGAAGCAGGTCAGTGGCATGATCGTCGCCACCGACGACGCCGGGACGGTCCGTGGCCGCACCCTGATCGGGGCGGGCAAGGAGGGCCAGCGGCAGAACCTGACGCTCGTCGCGAAGGACCGCGACGGTAAGCCACTCGCCGGCAAGGTCATCCTCACCACCGACGGTCTGTTCACCGCCGTGGACCTGCCCGAGAGCGGCACCGCCACACTGCGGCTGCCGGTGGCCACCTGGTCCGGCTGGATCTCCGCCGACGTGCGCGGCGTGCACGGGCCGCGTTCCAAGGGCATGGCGATGCTCAGCTTCACCGACGTCACACTGGACCGCGACCGCACCGTCACCCTCGACGGACGGGGTGCCCGGCAGGTGCGGGCCGTCGTGCCGCAGGAGGCCACCGCCACGTCGTTGCGGATGGACATCCACCGGTCCTCCGGGGCCAGTCTCACCGAGAGCCAGGTGCTGCCCGACGACTCGTACGACAGCATGTGGGCGTTGCCGACGGGCCGTAAGGTCACCGACGGCGAGTTCGAGTTCGGTGCCCGGTGGCGCCTCGAACAGCCGGCGTTGACCGTCTCGGCCGGCGGCCGCTCGTACGACGATCTGATGGTGAAGCGTTCGACCCCGGCGCTGCCGGCCGGTCGTCACCAGCTGGACGCGGTCTACGTCGCCGACGCGTCGGCGGCCGGATTGGCGAAGCGGCCGGTCCGGGACCGGGCCGTGGTGGTCCGGCGCAGCGACACAGTGGACATCGCCACCCAGGCGCAGGCCGCCGCCGCGGCCGGAGCCAAGCTGCTGCTGGTCGTCAACGACGGTGTCGGGCGGCTCCAGCCGTGGGACGAGTTCGTGTGGAGCCCGGAGAACCCCGCCCCGGTGACCGTCGCCACCGTGGGCGCCGACGAGGGTGACCAACTCATCGCCTCGGTGCAGCACGGTCCGGTGCGGCTGACCGTCGAGTCGCACCCGGAGACCAGCTACCTGTACGACGTGGCGCACCACTGGACCGGCGCGGTGCCGGGCGACGTCACCTACCGGCCGGCGAAGCGGGACCTGGCCCGGGTGGACGTGGAGTTCCGCAACTACCGGCAGGGCAAGGCGTTGGAGTTCCGCACCGACATCTGGCGGGGTTGGGCGTCGAGCAACCAGGAGACCGCCCCGGCGCAGGGCCGGCGCACCGACTGGGTGAGCGCCGACCAGCGGTGGGTCGACGACGCGTACATCGTCGGTGAGACCGGGCAGCACCTGATGGGGGTGACCGCGTACCCGGCGGGCAAGCCGAGCGCCGTCACCTGGTTCGGCCCGATCCAGCGCCCCCGGATGGGTGGGAGCTACACGCCCGTGCGGTACCTGGACACCGTCTACCTGCCCGCTCCCGGCTGGGGCGACGGTGGTGGTCACATCGGTGACGCGTACGCCAACTTCGACATGGTCAACCGGACCACCCTCTACCAGGGGGACAAGGAGCTGAGGTGGGGCAACGCCGAGTACCTCCAGGTCGCCGGCCTGGCTGAGCAGCGACTGCCGTACCGGCTGGTGGTGGAGAACGACCGCGCCGCCTGGACCAACCCGTACTCGCGGAAGACCCGCACCGAGTGGGGCTTCAGCTCGGCGGTCACCGGGGAGGAGTCGGCGGAGGTGCTGCCGATGATCCAGTTGGACTACCGGGTGGACATCGACCGGGACGGAAAGGCGTCGCGGCGCGCGCCGCTCACCGTTGTCGCGTCGCACCTGCCCGAGGTCTCCGGCACGGTCGGCGCGGTCACCGTCGAGGTGTCCTACGACGACGGCGCGACCTGGCAGAAGCCGCGTCTGACCCGGCACGGCGACGGGTGGCGTCTGTCGCTGGCCGCGCCGGCGAAGGCCGGCTTCGTCAGCCTGCGGACCACCGCGCGCGACGCCGCCGGCAACACCGTGGACCAGAGCATCACCCGGGCGTTCGGCCTGCGCTGACGCCACGGTCACTGGCCGCCGGTCGGACTGCCTCACGCAGCCCGACCGGCGGCCGGCCCGTTTCAGCCCCCCGGTCGGTCCAGGAAGAGTAGGCGGGCGCGCTTCTCCGGCAGGTCGATCAGGGGTCCGGGCCGGAATCCGGTACGCAGGAACCGGTTGATGGCCCGCTCGTTGCGGGCGTCCGGCTCGATCACGACCCGCCGCCGGTCCGGGTCGGCGAGGACGAAGTCGAGGATCGCGCCGAACAGCGCGCCGGTGAACCCGCGTTCGACAGTTGTCGGGGGCCCGACGAGCAGGTGGACCCCGACGTCGCCGGGGCGTACGTCGTAGCACTCGCCGACCGGGTCCGCCTCGGGCTGGTAGGTCTGCGCCAACGCGGCCGGCACCCCGTCGCGGTGCACCAGGTACGCGTGGTGCGTGACCAGCGAGTCCAGGTACGCGTAGATCTCGCGCACCCGTTCGCGGCTCGCCTCCCGCATCCCCCAGAAACGGGCCCGGTCCTGCGTGACCCAGGCGTGCAGCAGGTCGACGTCCTCGTCCGGCCGCACCGGGCGGATGGTGACCGTCCCGAATCCGTCGACCTCGCTGTGGTGGTGGCGATCAGTGCTCATCCGGCTCCTCGACGAGTCGGTCCCAGTCGGTGACGATCGGCAGCAGGTCGCCCGCCAGCCACGCGGGGCTCTGGTCGGCGTGGTGCGTGTCGCCGGGCACCCCGCACGCGCCCAGCGGCACCACCCAGCGGCTGTCGTCGCGCCGCGCCAGATCCCAGACGAAACGCGCCGCCGGCCCCCGGAAACACCAGTGGGTGACCCCGGGGACGCTGGACGTGGACAGCACACAGTCGTGGTCGCCGTCGAGGCGGGGGCCGGGGCCGGCGTCCGGGTCGGGCAGCGCCCGCCAGGCCGCCAACCGGTGCAGGTCCCCCCAGCGCGCCGGCCCGGCCGTCGCCTCGGCGACCTGCTCGGCCGCCGCGCGCACCACCGCCGCCGGGTCCACGCCGGGCAGCGCACGTCCCCCGAGCAGGTGCTCCAGCGCGTAACCGACGCGCGGCGTCACCGCCAACCAGGGCGCTAACACCTCGGGGTACGCGGGCGGCTCGGCCAGCGCGGCCAGCGCCGGGTGCGCGGCGATCCGCCGTACGACAGCTGTCCGCAGTGTGGCGAAGGCCGCCGCGTCGACGCTGTCGGCGGTCATCCGTCGGTCCCAGCGCAGCAGCCGGTCCCGCAGCGCGGCGGCCTCCGGGCTGAGCCCGTCGACCTCGGCCAGCACCGTCAGCAGTGGCCCGGCCGAGCCCAGGTACGTGTCGGTGTGCACGGTGGCCATCCCGTCGGCCGTCCAGCCCTGCCCGGCGTCGAGCAGGTCGGCGATGCGGCGTGCCCGGTGCGGCGCGGCGAACTCCACGCCCAGCGGCGTCGCCAGGCCACGCTCGTTGGCCATCACCGCCCGACCGGTCACCTCGGCGCGGGGCATCGGCGCGTACCACCCCTGCCAGGTGTACGCGTCGTCCCACCCGGGGACGACCCGCCGGCCGTTGTCCGGATGGCGTACCGGGACCGTCCCGGCGACCCGGTGCAGCAGCCCTCCGGCGGTGTCCGCCGCCTGCACCACGTTGACCGGCTCCACCCAGTGCCGCAGCGCGTGGTCCACATCGGTCACGGTGCGGGCGCGCAGCAGCTCCGGCAGCGCCGCGAAACCCAGCTCGGCGCGGACCCTGGGCGGGTAGCGCAGGCTGATCGCCGCCTCGTCGCCGGGTCCGCCGACGATCACCGGACCCCGGTCGGTCTCCAGCACCTCGACCTCGACCGGCTCCGCCCCGGCCACCTCGATCGTCTCGACGTGGCGGTGCACGGACCGCCAGCCGTCCGGGCCGAGCGCCTGCACCTGCCCGTCCTGGCGGCGCAGCCGCTCGGCGTACAGGTCCTGGTAGTCGGCCATCGCGTTGGTGATCGCCCAGGCCGCCGCCCCGGTGTGCCCGAAGTGCGCGATGCCCGGGACACCGGGCACCGCCAGCCCGATGACGTCGTACTCCGGGCAGGCCAGCCGGATCTGCTGGTAGACGCCCGGGTCCTCGATGAACCGGTGCGGGTCGCCGGCGAGCAGCGCGCCCCCGGTGCCGGTGCGGTCGGCGGTGAGCAGCCACCCGTTGCTGCCGGCGACGGTCGGTACGTCGGTGGCGAACGCGTCGACCAGGTCCGGGCCGAGCCGCTGTGCCACGTGTTCGCGCCACAGCTTGCCGGGGAACCCGGCGAACAGGATGTGGTGGCCCAGCCAGACGGCGAGCGGGGTCCACGGCTCCCACCGGCCGGGGCTCAGCCCGGTGGCGGCGAACTCCGGCGCGCGGGCCGCCCCGGCGGCGAGGCCGTCGTTGACCCCGTCGACGTACGCGCCCACCCACTTCGCGGTCGCCGGGTCGAGCGCGGCGTGGCAGCGACGCGCGGTGTCGTCGAGTCGTACCCGTCGGGCGAACCGGTCCCAGTCGAGCGCGTCGATGCCGAGGAACGCCGCGCTGGTGCCCTGGGACCGGTGCCGTTCCACCTCGATCTGCCAGGCTCGGTCGTACGCTGTCACCCGCCCCTGGGCCGCCGCCAGCGCCAGGGGGTCATCGGCCCGCAGGTGCGGAACGCCCCAGGGGTCGCGGAAACGTTCGGCGCTCATGCTGGCCGCCGGGCGGTGGTGGCGGAAGGCAGATCGGCGCGTGCCGCCTGGTGAGGGGGGTGGGCCGGGGTGGGGGCCGTGCCCGAGGTGGGCACCGATGGTGCCGGTCTGGTCACGGTGGGTGTGGCGTCCAGTGTGGGCTCCGGGGATTCGTAGGACTCGGCGAACCGCTGTTGACAATATCGGAGGTTAGGCTAACCTAACTCAGCCCCGCCAAGAAGGTCAGCTGAACGGCGGCACCGCCCCCGAGGCGCGCGAGCGCCCGGGGCGGTCTTTGGCTGCCCTCGTCGAGAACGTGGAAGGACACCCGTGACCGTGCAGACGTACCCCGTCGAGACCACCGCGCCGTCCGCGGTGCCGGCCGCCGCGCGGGCCCACCTGCTGCACGACGGTTCGGTCGAGCAGTACCGGCGGATCATCGCCGACGGCGTCGACCGGGTCGCCCGTCGGGTCGCCACCGTCGACCGTCCCGTCACCGGGATCACCCCGGCCGAGCTGGGCCCAGTGGTCGACCGGGTGGACCTGGACCGGCCGTTGGGCGACGCCGGCGCCGCGCTGGACGAGTTGGAGGACGTCTACCTGCGCGACGCCGTCTGGTTCCACCACCCCCGCTACCTCGCCCACCTCAACTGCCCGGTGGCCATCCCGGCGCTGCTCGGCGAGGCGGTGCTCACCGCCGTGAACTCCTCACTGGACACCTGGGACCAGAGCGCGGGGGCGACCCTCATCGAGCGGCGGCTGATCGACTGGACCGCCGCGCGAATCGGCCTCGGCCCCGACGCCGACGGTGTCTTCACCAGCGGCGGCAGCCAGTCCAACCTCCAGGCGCTGCTGCTGGCCCGCGAGGAGGCGTGCGTCGACGCGGTCGGCCCGGCGGCCCGTGCCGAGCTGCTGCCCCGGCTGCGGGTGCTCACCTCCGCCGCCGGTCACTTCAGCGTGCAGAAGTCGGCCAAGCTGCTGGGGCTCTCCCCGGACGCGGTGGTCGTGGTCCCCACCGACAGCCGGCGCCGGATCCGCTCGGCGGCGGTGCGCGCGGAGATCGCGCGGTGCCGGGAGGCCGGGCTGGTGGTGATGGCGGTGGTCGCCACCGCGGGCACCACCGACTTCGGCTCGATCGACCCGTTGACGGAGCTGGCCGCGATCTGCACGGCGACCGGCGTGTGGCTGCACGTGGACGCCGCGTACGGCTGCGGTCTGCTCGTCTCGCCGACGCGCCGACACCTGCTCGACGGCATCGAACGGGCCGACTCGGTCACCGTCGACTTCCACAAGTCGTTCTTCCAACCGGTCAGCTCCAGCGCGCTGCTCGTCCGCGACCGGCGGACCCTGCGGCACGCCACGTACCACGCCGACTACCTCAACCCGGCCCGGATGGTCGAGCAGCGCATCCCCAACCAGGTCGACAAGAGCCTGCAGACGACCCGCCGCTTCGACGCGTTGAAGCTCTGGCTGACCCTGCGGGTGATGGGCCCGGACGCGCTCGGCGCGCTCTTCGACGAGGTGGTCGACCGGGCCGCCGACGCCTGGCAGCTGGTCAGCGAGGACCCCCGGTTCGAGGTGGTCACCCGCTCGGAGCTGAGCACCGTGGTCTTCCGCTACCTGCCCACCGGCCCCGGCCGGGAGCTGGCCGACGCGGCGAACCTGCACGCCCGCGAGGCCCTCGCGGCGTCCGGCCTCGCCGTGGTCGCTGGGACCCGGGTGGACGGCCACCACTTCCTGAAGTTCACACTGCTCAACCCGGCGACCACCGTCGACGACGTCGACCACGTGCTCGAACTGATCGCCCACCACGCCGGCCGGTACGTGCGCGAGCACACCCCCGCCGACCTGACCTGCACCGTCGGCTGACGCCGACCCGACCTGCACCGTCGGCTGACGCCGAACACGAAACCGCGCCTGGAGACTCGCATGTCCACCCACGACTTCGTCGCCATCGGGCTGGGCCCGTACAACCTGGGCCTGGCCTGCCTCACCGCGCCGATCGACGACCTGGACGGGGTGTTCCTGGAGGCCCGTCCCAGCCTGGCCTGGCACCCCGGCATGCTGCTGGAGTCGGCCCGGTTGCAGACCCCGTTCATCGCCGACCTGGTCAGCCTCGCCGACCCGACGTCGCCGTACTCCTTCCTCAACTACCTCAAGGAGATCGGTCGGCTCTACCCGTTCTACATCCGGGAGAGCTTCTACCCGTTGCGCAGCGAGTACGACGCGTACTGCCGGTGGGCGGCGGCGAAGCTGCCGAACCTGCGCTTCGGCCGGGCCGTGACCACAGTGGAGTTCGACTCCGCCGACGAGCGGTACGTGGTGCGGGCCAGCACCGGCACGGGGGAGACCGTGGAGTACCGGGCCCGGCACCTGGTGCTCGGCACCGGCACCCCGCCCTACCTGCCCGACGCCGTGGCCGCGCTGCCCGGGGACGCCGTGCACAACTCCCGCTACCTGGAGCACCGCGACGCGCTGCGCACCAAGCGCAGTATCACTGTGGTGGGCAGCGGGCAGAGCGCCGCCGAGATCTACCACGACCTGCTCGGCGACATCGACCGGTACGGCTATCAGCTCAACTGGGTGACCCGTTCACCGCGGTTCTTCCCGCTCGAATACACGAAGCTGACGCTGGAGATGACCTCACCGGACTACGTGGACTACTTCCACGCGCTGCCCGAGGCGACCCGCTACCGGTTGGAGTCCGAGCAGAAGGGGCTGTTCAAGGGGATCAACTCGGACCTCATCAACGACATCTTCGACCTGCTGTACGCGCACAGCGTCGACGGGCCGGTGAACACCCGCCTGCTCACCAACACCGAGCTGGTCGGCGCCGACCACCAGGACGGGACGTACACCCTCCGGTTGCGTCAGGTGGAGCAGGAGCGCGACGCCACGCTGCGGACCGAGGGGCTCGTCTTCGCCACCGGCTACCACTACCGGGTGCCGGAGTTCCTCGACCCGGTGCGCGAGCGGATCCGCTGGGACGCGCACGGCCGCTTCGACGTGGCTCGCAACTACAGCATCGACCACAGCGGGCGGGGCATCTTCCTGCAGAACGCGAGCACCCACACGCACAGCATCACGTCGCCGGACCTGGGCATGGGCCCCTACCGCAACTCCTGGATCATCTCCGAGCTGCTCGGCCGGGAGCACTACCCGATCGAGAAGAGCATCACGTTCCAGGAGTTCGGGGTGCCGTCGTGAGCGTCGTCTTCGCCCGCGTCGACGACCGGCTCGGCGAGTTCGCACTGCGGACGCTCGACCCGGACGCGGACGCCGCGCTGCTGCATTCCTGGGTGACCCACCCGAAGGCGGCGTTCTGGCTGATGCAGGACGCCGATGAGGCCCGGGTGGCCGAGGAGTACCAGCGGATCGTCGCGCACCCGCACCACGACGCGTACCTCGGGCTCTGGCGGGGGAGTCCCGTCTTCCTCGCCGAGCGCTACGACCCGGCCCACGTCGAGCTGGTCGGCCTCTACGACCACCACCCCGGTGACGTGGGCATGCACTTCCTCTGCGCCCCGGGCGGCACGCCGGTGCACGGCTTCACCCGGGCGGTGCTGACCACCGTCATGGCGTGGCTCTTCGCCGACCCGACGGCCCGGCGGGTGGTGGTCGAACCGGACGTCCGCAACACCGCCGTGCACGCGTTGAACGCGGCCGTCGGCTTCGAGGTCGTCGGGCCGATCGCCAAGCCGGAGAAGGACGCCCTGCTCAGCGTCTGCACCCGCGCCCAGTTCGAAGCCGCCGTCGACCGTCCCGCCACCACCCGAACCGAAGGAGCCCCGGCGTGACCGTCACCGCCGTCCCCACCCCGACGTCCACCTTCACCGGGCACGCCGCCGGCAGTCCGGTCGATCACCTCACCCCGCAGCGCTGGGCCCGGGCCAACCGGTTGCTGGTCCGCAAGGCGCTCGCCGAGTTCACCCACGAACGCCTGCTCAACCCGGTGCCCGTGCCGGGCACCGACGACCGCCGGTGGTACGAGGTCAGCAGCGACGACGGCACCGTCACCTACCGGTTCGCCGCGCGGGTGCTCGCCCTGGAGCACTGGCAGATCGACGCGGACAGCATCACCCGGCACCGCGACGGCACCTCGACGCCACCCGACGCGGTGGACCTGGTCATCGAGTTGCGCGACACCCTCGGGCTCTCCGCGCGGGTGCTCCCGGTCTACCTGGAGGAGATCACCTCGACGCTGGCCGGCATCGCGTACAAGCTGGCCCAGGCCGCGCCGAGCGCCGTGGAGCTGGCCGAGGCCGACTTCCAGACCATCGAGACGTCGATGACCGAGGGCCACCCCTGTTTCGTGGCCAACAACGGTCGGCTCGGCTTCGGCGTCGACGAGTACCACAGCTACGCCCCGGAGGTCGCCGCACCGATCCGGCTGGAGTGGCTGG
Coding sequences within:
- a CDS encoding penicillin acylase family protein; translated protein: MSAERFRDPWGVPHLRADDPLALAAAQGRVTAYDRAWQIEVERHRSQGTSAAFLGIDALDWDRFARRVRLDDTARRCHAALDPATAKWVGAYVDGVNDGLAAGAARAPEFAATGLSPGRWEPWTPLAVWLGHHILFAGFPGKLWREHVAQRLGPDLVDAFATDVPTVAGSNGWLLTADRTGTGGALLAGDPHRFIEDPGVYQQIRLACPEYDVIGLAVPGVPGIAHFGHTGAAAWAITNAMADYQDLYAERLRRQDGQVQALGPDGWRSVHRHVETIEVAGAEPVEVEVLETDRGPVIVGGPGDEAAISLRYPPRVRAELGFAALPELLRARTVTDVDHALRHWVEPVNVVQAADTAGGLLHRVAGTVPVRHPDNGRRVVPGWDDAYTWQGWYAPMPRAEVTGRAVMANERGLATPLGVEFAAPHRARRIADLLDAGQGWTADGMATVHTDTYLGSAGPLLTVLAEVDGLSPEAAALRDRLLRWDRRMTADSVDAAAFATLRTAVVRRIAAHPALAALAEPPAYPEVLAPWLAVTPRVGYALEHLLGGRALPGVDPAAVVRAAAEQVAEATAGPARWGDLHRLAAWRALPDPDAGPGPRLDGDHDCVLSTSSVPGVTHWCFRGPAARFVWDLARRDDSRWVVPLGACGVPGDTHHADQSPAWLAGDLLPIVTDWDRLVEEPDEH
- a CDS encoding sugar kinase, with product MPTDPRQVRSTAPAGRTPVEVAAVGETMVVLCPAPGEPLEDADRVAVSVGGAESNVAGYLARLGHQVTWVSRVGDDPFGRAVVRHVAAAGVQVDQVVVDPTAPTGLYLKDPGPEGTAVHYYRAGSAASRMDPGTLADPGLAGARVLHLSGITPALSASCRALVEHAVTARPLTGALVSFDVNHRARLWSAEQAAPVLRDLADRCDLVFVGQDEAQTLWGTTDPAAVRRLLPTPETVVVKDGAVGATTLRRDAEPVFVPAPRVTVVELVGAGDAFAAGYLAGLLRDLDPVRRLRLGHLMAAQALTSSGDNAPVPPWAWFEDLLAAPVEAWSPLDLTATPV
- a CDS encoding GNAT family N-acetyltransferase, which produces MSTDRHHHSEVDGFGTVTIRPVRPDEDVDLLHAWVTQDRARFWGMREASRERVREIYAYLDSLVTHHAYLVHRDGVPAALAQTYQPEADPVGECYDVRPGDVGVHLLVGPPTTVERGFTGALFGAILDFVLADPDRRRVVIEPDARNERAINRFLRTGFRPGPLIDLPEKRARLLFLDRPGG
- a CDS encoding bifunctional 4-hydroxy-2-oxoglutarate aldolase/2-dehydro-3-deoxy-phosphogluconate aldolase, producing the protein MTTADFDHIFGGARVMAILRGLPVAETVRLAERAWDLGIDVVEVPVATADAVPALRAAVEAGADRGRIVGAGTVLDVEQVAASADAGAAFTVAPGLDLAIADAAAARGLPHLPGVATPTEAQQALRHGLTWLKAFPAITLGPAWFKALAGPLPQLRFVATGGLDAGNAAPFLQAGVRVVAVGSALSDPTQLDHLAELALKPPTP
- a CDS encoding S8 family serine peptidase, coding for MALSRRRRRSGLIALGAALTLAAGFTPPAAGASAAPPTSPERPLGTPPAAAGRASTVTLITGDTVTVTTGADGSTVSTVRRPDGSTPSFHRTVLDGDTYVYPDTALSYVTSGVLDRQLFNVTDLIADGYDDAHTDQLPLIVTMTDAAARARTRPTVDGATLVRPLDSVQGAALTRERSTAGRFWAALTAGAARRTGDAPVLANGIAKVWLDGRVHADLAESTAQIGAPKLWAEGNTAAGVDVAVLDSGADAEHPDLAGQIAASSSFVPSEPDILDYKGHGTHVASTIAGTGAASGGVEKGVAPGARLHVGKVLNSEGSGQDSWIIAGMEWAAREQKARVVSMSLGGEATDGSDPMSQAVDRLSAETGALFVIAAGNSGPASIGSPGAANSALTVGAVDATDHLADFSSQGPRAGDGGLKPEVTAPGVDILAARSHLVRGGSGDYTLMSGTSMATPHVAGTAALVAAAHPDWTGQRIKEALVSTVKATPGYTPYQAGAGRVDAVAAAHATVFATPSAYSGFQGWPQQPGSTVDRTVTYTNVGGAPVTLKLAVDAATAPAGLFALSADTVTVPAGGTATVTATAAYDKLPVEKQVSGMIVATDDAGTVRGRTLIGAGKEGQRQNLTLVAKDRDGKPLAGKVILTTDGLFTAVDLPESGTATLRLPVATWSGWISADVRGVHGPRSKGMAMLSFTDVTLDRDRTVTLDGRGARQVRAVVPQEATATSLRMDIHRSSGASLTESQVLPDDSYDSMWALPTGRKVTDGEFEFGARWRLEQPALTVSAGGRSYDDLMVKRSTPALPAGRHQLDAVYVADASAAGLAKRPVRDRAVVVRRSDTVDIATQAQAAAAAGAKLLLVVNDGVGRLQPWDEFVWSPENPAPVTVATVGADEGDQLIASVQHGPVRLTVESHPETSYLYDVAHHWTGAVPGDVTYRPAKRDLARVDVEFRNYRQGKALEFRTDIWRGWASSNQETAPAQGRRTDWVSADQRWVDDAYIVGETGQHLMGVTAYPAGKPSAVTWFGPIQRPRMGGSYTPVRYLDTVYLPAPGWGDGGGHIGDAYANFDMVNRTTLYQGDKELRWGNAEYLQVAGLAEQRLPYRLVVENDRAAWTNPYSRKTRTEWGFSSAVTGEESAEVLPMIQLDYRVDIDRDGKASRRAPLTVVASHLPEVSGTVGAVTVEVSYDDGATWQKPRLTRHGDGWRLSLAAPAKAGFVSLRTTARDAAGNTVDQSITRAFGLR